A single genomic interval of Helianthus annuus cultivar XRQ/B chromosome 6, HanXRQr2.0-SUNRISE, whole genome shotgun sequence harbors:
- the LOC110864709 gene encoding cytochrome P450 76T24, which yields MDNPTFFLLLPLFLLTFIYVFTISSRRNHRRLPPGPYPFPIIGNLLELSNKPHRSLAALSKRYGPLMSLKLGSSRTTIVVSSPDIAQQFFHKHDQLFSSRSVPETARIMDHHKYSLVWLPAGDQWRRLRRITKECLFSGQSLDGSQQLRMQKVQELVNYVSKCCQEEKAVNIGEVAFTTSLNILSNLLFSTDFSQYDSMSSQEIKDVIWGVMEVGGKPNLVDFFPILRPLDPQGLTSQCSVYANKLFAIFDSIIDQRLQARRISSSSYDNHSSTQNDVLDLLLNISFKDESEFSINDMKHLFSDLFVAGTDTVSTTLEWAMTELIRNPKEMEIARLELIKCMQSNDKILQERDIPQLPYLHAVIKETLRLHPPAPFLIPHEATHDVEVEGFIVPKDAQILCNVWAIGRDTNVWSNTNEFMPERFLDVEIDYRGQDFNLIPFGAGRRMCPGLNIAHRMLHTILGSLIYNFDWKLEGNMKAQDLDMEEKFGLTLPRNVPLMAIPVKCDRL from the exons ATGGATAACCCAACATTCTTCCTCTTGCTACCATTATTCCTTTTAACTTTCATCTATGTATTCACCATCTCCAGCCGCCGTAACCACCGTCGTCTTCCACCCGGACCGTACCCGTTTCCGATAATCGGAAACCTCTTAGAACTTAGCAACAAACCCCACCGTTCTCTTGCCGCACTCTCTAAACGTTATGGTCCTTTGATGTCCCTTAAGCTCGGAAGTAGTAGAACAACAATAGTCGTTTCGTCACCCGACATTGCCCAACAATTCTTTCATAAACATGATCAATTGTTCTCTAGCCGATCGGTCCCCGAAACGGCCCGAATTATGGACCATCATAAATACTCCCTGGTTTGGCTACCGGCTGGAGATCAGTGGAGAAGGTTACGAAGAATTACTAAAGAATGCTTGTTCTCTGGCCAAAGTTTAGATGGTAGCCAACAACTACGCATGCAAAAG GTACAAGAACTTGTTAACTATGTTAGTAAATGTTGTCAAGAAGAAAAAGCTGTGAACATAGGTGAAGTTGCATTTACCACAAGTCTCAACATTTTATCAAACTTGTTGTTCTCTACGGATTTCTCTCAATACGATTCTATGTCATCACAAGAAATCAAGGACGTAATATGGGGCGTGATGGAAGTTGGTGGAAAGCCGAATCTTGTAGACTTTTTCCCGATACTAAGGCCCCTCGATCCACAAGGCTTGACATCACAATGCAGTGTTTATGCTAACAAGTTATTTGCAATTTTTGATAGCATCATTGATCAGAGATTGCAAGCAAGAAGGATTTCTTCGTCGTCGTATGACAATCATTCTTCCACACAAAATGACGTTTTGGACTTGTTGCTTAATATCAGCTTCAAAGATGAGTCCGAGTTTAGTATAAATGATATGAAGCATTTGTTCTCG GATTTGTTCGTAGCGGGAACTGATACGGTATCAACCACATTGGAATGGGCGATGACTGAGCTCATTCGTAACCCAAAGGAAATGGAGATAGCTCGGTTAGAGCTTATTAAATGCATGCAAAGTAATGACAAAATTTTACAGGAACGTGATATCCCTCAACTCCCTTACCTACATGCGGTTATTAAAGAAACTCTAAGACTACATCCTCCGGCCCCTTTTCTTATCCCTCACGAAGCCACACATGATGTAGAAGTCGAAGGCTTCATAGTCCCTAAAGATGCACAAATACTTTGTAATGTTTGGGCCATTGGGCGAGACACAAACGTCTGGTCCAACACAAACGAGTTCATGCCAGAGAGGTTTTTGGACGTTGAAATTGACTATAGAGGCCAAGATTTCAACCTCATACCGTTTGGTGCGGGGAGGAGGATGTGTCCGGGGTTGAATATTGCTCATAGAATGTTACACACGATATTGGGTTCTTTGATATACAACTTTGATTGGAAGCTTGAAGGAAACATGAAAGCACAAGACTTGGATATGGAAGAGAAGTTTGGGCTCACATTGCCAAGAAATGTGCCACTCATGGCTATTCCAGTTAAGTGTGACCGTCTTTAA
- the LOC110944394 gene encoding ethylene-responsive transcription factor RAP2-2 encodes MAASETSMKTMKPTKRKFVGVRQRPSGRWVAEIKDSSQKVRLWLGTYDTPEEAARAYDEAARALRGENARTNFAPMVNSISSSWLDSDSRRAHSFSSLKVRLSKNLESIMARTTENKSSSKSRVSDHFTFASIFNFKGNHQYQNINVVGDIEKAVQPSVIVPSQMGPDHDVATTYNSSWESSSVSDCSNEWTCFSTRQHGLDSDGSDIGEGSYFGDQMIGGWMSSPDVSDGGSRSKRFKVSSSVLVPPKFSDQTNESGFPW; translated from the coding sequence ATGGCAGCATCCGAAACTAGCATGAAAACAATGAAACCCACAAAGAGAAAATTTGTTGGGGTCCGACAAAGGCCATCAGGGAGGTGGGTGGCAGAAATCAAAGATTCATCACAAAAGGTGAGGTTATGGCTTGGTACTTATGACACACCTGAAGAAGCGGCTCGAGCCTATGATGAGGCAGCTCGAGCCTTGAGAGGTGAAAACGCGAGAACCAACTTTGCACCTATGGTAAATTCAATCTCCAGTTCGTGGTTGGATTCAGACTCAAGACGCGCACATAGCTTTTCTTCGTTAAAAGTGAGGCTAAGCAAGAACTTAGAAAGCATCATGGCGCGAACCACTGAAAATAAGTCTTCATCAAAAAGCAGGGTGAGCGATCATTTCACTTTCGCTAGTATATTCAACTTTAAGGGCAATCACCAATACCAGAACATCAATGTTGTTGGTGACATAGAAAAAGCGGTACAACCTAGTGTGATTGTACCATCACAAATGGGACCGGATCATGATGTTGCTACAACATATAATTCGTCATGGGAAAGCTCAAGCGTGTCGGATTGTAGCAACGAGTGGACATGTTTTTCGACTAGACAACATGGGTTGGATTCAGATGGCTCTGATATCGGTGAAGGAAGTTATTTTGGAGACCAAATGATTGGAGGGTGGATGAGTAGCCCGGACGTTAGCGATGGTGGTTCGAGGAGTAAAAGGTTTAAGGTCTCTTCATCGGTTTTGGTTCCTCCAAAGTTCAGTGATCAAACCAACGAGTCAGGTTTTCCATGGTGA